Part of the Zygotorulaspora mrakii chromosome 2, complete sequence genome, ATCCGCGCGAACAACTTCACCtatttctgaaaaatggtcCTTCAAATCCTCTGGAGTACAGTCATAAGTCAAATTTCCAACGAAAATACTATTGCCATAGTTCCTATTAACTTTTTCGTCGTACGTACTATCGAGTTCTCTCGCCAAAACTGGTCCATAGTCACCTCTAGCCGCTCTAAAACGTCCCCTTCTTCCATCATCACGGAAACCACCACGACCGCGACCACGTCCACGTCCAGAAGTGAAATCACCTCTACCGAAGTCTGACCGTCTTCCTTCATATCTTCCACCATATCCACCCCTTGAACGGGAATAGCCGTACTCTCTTTGGTTTCCACCATATGATCGCTCATCACTTACATGACGATGAACGGGTGATCTCGACCTGCTGCGTTGATCATCCTGTAAGAAgttaaagaaaaaacatcGTATTAGTAAATCAAGTAACCAAAATAGACaaatgaaatgaaaaaataagGAGACATTATCGAATATATCACAACCACAAGAACTGAAAACCACATTCACCTGCTCTCTAATACCTAAATAGATTCGTCACGATCTTCATTGCTCAAGCctttcattcaaatatAGTGCACCACATTATTTCTCAACAAcacagattttgaaatacaaTAATGCCACCAAAACGGAGAGCACACTGCAATTGAGctccatttcttcattgtcctccaataatttttcaatcttttcaaaattccaCAACAGGTGCAAAAACCTCAATGTGGAAATGTCAGCACACTTACATATCCCCCACTCCTATCCAATTCAGACATTGCACTTATAACCTATTCAAACCAATGACCGTAAAGATTCTTATGATATTCTTATTCTGCTCCCAAttcccatttttcactAACTAACGATAAATTTTTGCTTGATGGCTCACCTAGCCGAACTGCAAGAAACGTCCAAGGATATATCATGTTGGACGACAATACAATCAACGTTTAGCTGGcgttgaagaaattgatggGTATGGAAGCACCAGACGTCTCGTTACTTCAGTTTCCTTGTCTACTTCTTCCTCACCATCGAATCTCAGTTTGCATATGCCATCTCTTTTGGTTCCAATCACCATTGCGGGGTAGAAAGTCGTTGTTTCAGGATATCTGGCCAAGACCTTCGTCCCTGGTGGATAGTTAGGTACCTGTGGTTTTGTGAGATGTGCTGGCGGAATAAATATGAGATCTTTCCAattgcatttgaaaagcttccCTGTATTGCCCAGCTCATCTGGTTCTGGATCTCTGACTTCGAACTTCATACCGTCCGGCGACACCCTAACGACTTCGCATTGAAACCACTCGCCTTCCCCGCCCTTTCGTGGCTTGTATGCAACTTCAGAGCCTACTCGAATTGGCCCCGATGGATTGTACTGGCTTACCCAGTAGCATTTTCCATAATCGCCTTCACCATTATCTGATCGACTTGAATCGGCTTCCTCAAGAACCTGTATTTCTGCAAGTTCCTTGTTAGATACGTGTTCTATAACTGCTTGCAAATTTGATCTTACTGCATCTAGTAACCTTTGAGCTCTCTTAACGTTTTCGAGatgttcttcaaaatgagTTAAATGGGATTGCACTTGTTCCTCAGGTAAATTAGCGAAATTTATTCGTTTCGAATTCACATCATCATCGAATGCTAAAACTTCATTGGCGTTGTATATATCCTGGAGGGATGATATCACAATGTCCCATTGGCCATCCATCTTCTTCGATGTTTACCAGAGTCGTCAAACAAGAGCAGAGCTGAAGACAACACGTAGCCAATAAGAGAACGATAGAACAATTGATCTGAGTTGCTCTGTAGAAGTACTCAAACGTTCTTAAACGATCGTGAAACCCCTGTATATCAATACTGTCTACGAAGGGTCTTCACAATTCTTATTTAGAGAGGAATTAGATATTACGTGTAGAGCGACATTTACTTAAaagtgttttttttcaccatttAATACATCTAGGATAAGATTCCTGACAAAACTGTTGTAGAAGACATACGAAAGCTGTCGCATTACGAGCTCATTGAATCTATCATTTGTGTCTGAAAGCTAGGTTCGCCACTGAGGTAATGTCAATATCTACGTTGAGTGCTCTGAGCAGCTGCATTGGATCCGCTAGGAGAAATGCTTGTTTGATTTTAACTCAGGTGCGTACCGCTACCAAGAGAGCTGCTGGCTCTAGAACCTCTATGAAGGACTCTGCCGGGAGACGGCTGGGTCCAAAGAAGTATGAAGGTCAGCAAGTAAAAGTTGGTGAGATCATAATGAGACAGCGTGgtacaaaattttttcccGGTGAAAATGTTGGAATTGGTAAAGATCATACTATATACGCAAAGGAACCTGGGGTGGTACGCTATTAC contains:
- the SGF29 gene encoding Sgf29p (similar to Saccharomyces cerevisiae SGF29 (YCL010C); ancestral locus Anc_1.409) → MDGQWDIVISSLQDIYNANEVLAFDDDVNSKRINFANLPEEQVQSHLTHFEEHLENVKRAQRLLDAVRSNLQAVIEHVSNKELAEIQVLEEADSSRSDNGEGDYGKCYWVSQYNPSGPIRVGSEVAYKPRKGGEGEWFQCEVVRVSPDGMKFEVRDPEPDELGNTGKLFKCNWKDLIFIPPAHLTKPQVPNYPPGTKVLARYPETTTFYPAMVIGTKRDGICKLRFDGEEEVDKETEVTRRLVLPYPSISSTPAKR